One Streptomyces sp. R28 DNA window includes the following coding sequences:
- a CDS encoding TetR/AcrR family transcriptional regulator yields the protein MLVWERPEPPNRPVPAPLNRERIVRAAIQLADADGLDAVSLRKVATALGVGPMRLYSYIAGKEELLDLMVDAAYAEIRPVGDDWREVLRSLAETTRQAAHEHEWLADLLGGRPQLGPHALARGEAVVAALDGIDVDDIMPVVTAVDAYVIGAVRREIAERRAERATGMDEKRWQASLGPYLERTFATGRFPALATVVHDAAHLDADHTFRIGLDFLLDGIEARISR from the coding sequence ATGTTGGTATGGGAGAGGCCGGAGCCACCGAACCGACCCGTCCCGGCTCCGCTGAACCGAGAGCGGATCGTGCGAGCGGCCATCCAGTTGGCCGACGCGGACGGCCTGGATGCGGTGTCGCTACGCAAGGTCGCCACCGCGCTGGGCGTCGGGCCGATGCGGCTGTACAGCTACATCGCCGGCAAGGAGGAGTTGCTCGACCTGATGGTCGACGCGGCCTATGCCGAGATCCGGCCGGTCGGAGACGACTGGCGGGAGGTGCTGCGGTCTCTTGCCGAAACCACCCGGCAGGCCGCTCACGAGCACGAATGGCTCGCTGATCTGCTCGGTGGACGACCGCAGCTCGGGCCGCACGCGCTGGCCAGGGGGGAGGCCGTCGTGGCCGCGCTGGACGGCATCGACGTGGACGACATCATGCCGGTGGTCACCGCGGTCGACGCGTACGTGATCGGCGCGGTGCGTCGGGAGATCGCCGAGCGGCGTGCCGAGCGGGCCACCGGGATGGACGAGAAGCGTTGGCAGGCCTCACTCGGGCCCTATCTGGAGCGGACCTTCGCCACCGGCCGATTCCCCGCGCTGGCCACGGTGGTGCACGATGCCGCCCACCTGGACGCCGACCACACCTTCCGGATCGGCCTCGACTTCCTGCTTGACGGCATCGAAGCCCGCATCTCGAGGTGA
- a CDS encoding FAD-dependent oxidoreductase, whose amino-acid sequence MTIAIVGAGLGGLALARVLHVNGMDAVVYERESSRGARGQGGMLDIHSGQRALREAGLIDQFYAIARGEGQDMRLLEPDGTLLLQEDTPDDAPLDRPEVDRADLRNLLLDSLPEDVVRWGHAFKSADNGLLHFADGSSATYDLLVGADGAHSRVRALLTDARPAHIGQNVIEIGIPDIDRTHPDLATMVGRGNYWVLGNGISLAAQRNGDGRVRIGLSFYNTAEDWFATSGIPFDDPAAARARLIDLLPGWDARFTALIAACDDTVVPRSITTLPVGLTWPSTPDVTLLGDAAHLMPPVGEGANMALLDGALLGLALAAHPDDFPAAVKEYEREMFERTSAAARMSADIQELLTSPDAAQKMLAFFKPG is encoded by the coding sequence ATGACCATCGCCATCGTCGGAGCCGGCCTCGGCGGCCTGGCTCTCGCCCGTGTGCTGCACGTGAACGGCATGGACGCCGTCGTGTACGAACGTGAATCGTCGCGCGGTGCGCGCGGTCAGGGCGGCATGCTCGACATCCACTCCGGCCAGCGGGCGCTGCGCGAGGCCGGTCTGATCGACCAGTTCTACGCGATTGCCCGCGGTGAAGGGCAGGACATGCGGCTTCTCGAGCCGGACGGCACCCTGCTGCTCCAGGAGGACACACCCGACGACGCTCCGCTCGATCGACCCGAGGTCGACCGCGCCGATCTGCGCAACCTGCTGCTGGATTCCCTCCCCGAAGACGTGGTGCGCTGGGGGCACGCGTTCAAATCCGCCGACAACGGCCTGCTGCACTTCGCCGACGGCAGCAGTGCGACGTACGACCTGCTGGTCGGCGCGGACGGCGCGCACTCCCGGGTCCGCGCGCTGCTCACCGACGCCCGCCCGGCGCATATCGGCCAGAACGTCATCGAGATCGGCATTCCCGACATCGACCGCACGCACCCCGACCTCGCGACGATGGTCGGGCGCGGCAACTACTGGGTGCTCGGCAACGGGATATCCCTGGCGGCACAGCGCAACGGCGACGGCCGTGTTCGCATCGGCCTCAGCTTCTACAACACCGCCGAGGACTGGTTCGCTACCAGCGGGATCCCGTTCGACGACCCGGCAGCCGCCCGAGCGCGGCTGATCGACCTGCTCCCCGGCTGGGACGCACGGTTCACCGCGCTGATCGCGGCCTGCGACGACACGGTCGTGCCGCGGTCGATCACCACTCTCCCGGTTGGCCTGACCTGGCCGTCGACGCCAGACGTCACGCTGCTCGGCGATGCCGCGCACCTGATGCCGCCGGTGGGAGAGGGCGCCAACATGGCGCTGCTCGACGGCGCCCTGCTCGGTCTCGCGCTGGCCGCACACCCGGACGACTTTCCCGCCGCCGTCAAGGAATACGAACGGGAGATGTTCGAACGCACCAGCGCTGCCGCCCGGATGTCCGCGGACATCCAGGAATTGCTGACCTCGCCGGACGCCGCCCAGAAAATGCTCGCATTCTTCAAACCTGGCTGA
- a CDS encoding transposase, whose translation MRELIAARLWLTVYQLPPYAPRFNPVEGVWSHLERSLANPTKHSLDQLAALVKTRLKRMQCRPRLIDGLIAKTGLDLHRRNPSR comes from the coding sequence ATGCGGGAGCTGATCGCCGCCCGATTATGGCTGACGGTCTACCAACTGCCGCCGTACGCTCCCAGGTTCAACCCCGTCGAGGGCGTGTGGTCGCACCTGGAGAGGTCGCTGGCCAACCCCACGAAACACAGCCTCGACCAACTCGCCGCGCTGGTGAAGACGCGGCTGAAGCGGATGCAGTGCCGCCCCCGCCTCATCGACGGCCTCATTGCCAAGACCGGACTCGACCTCCACCGCCGTAACCCCAGCCGTTAA
- a CDS encoding calcium-binding protein, protein MSSFAVPPGDRQSVGHDIAPPVTAAQAPRRKPVGRASSRGVVVGAVAVLLAGFGVSAEAASSVPVVSGATVNSGHDVIVGVTHDVVFPVTVTGSDESGLSFADVDLKGPHGGFYTTDAFCETATACTTRFTVNAHPASGSDDLVDLANASAGTWTVDALVDANDGDSAFAPGVGSFGLKRAARLTVNASPEPVTKGARITVTGKLVRANWDTYRYAGYAGQAVKLQFRPKNSSTYTTVATVNTSSTGTLRTTVKAVKDGYWRWNFTGTTTTGPAKATGDYVDVRP, encoded by the coding sequence ATGAGCAGCTTCGCCGTACCACCGGGCGACAGACAAAGCGTCGGGCACGACATCGCTCCGCCCGTCACCGCCGCACAGGCCCCACGGCGCAAGCCCGTCGGTCGTGCGTCCAGCCGCGGTGTCGTGGTGGGGGCCGTCGCCGTTCTGCTGGCGGGGTTCGGAGTCTCGGCCGAGGCCGCGTCCAGTGTCCCGGTGGTCAGCGGTGCCACCGTCAACTCCGGACATGACGTCATCGTGGGTGTCACACACGATGTGGTGTTCCCGGTCACGGTCACCGGATCGGATGAGTCCGGTCTGTCTTTCGCCGATGTGGATCTGAAGGGGCCGCACGGCGGTTTCTACACCACCGACGCGTTCTGCGAGACCGCGACGGCGTGCACGACGCGGTTCACCGTCAACGCCCACCCGGCCTCGGGCAGCGACGACCTGGTGGACCTGGCCAACGCCAGCGCGGGGACATGGACGGTCGACGCCTTGGTCGACGCCAACGACGGCGACTCGGCCTTTGCCCCCGGCGTGGGATCGTTCGGCCTCAAGCGTGCCGCCCGGCTCACGGTCAACGCGTCACCGGAACCGGTGACCAAGGGCGCTCGCATCACCGTCACCGGCAAGCTCGTACGGGCCAACTGGGACACCTACCGGTACGCGGGATACGCGGGCCAGGCCGTGAAACTGCAGTTCCGCCCGAAGAACAGCAGCACCTACACCACGGTGGCCACGGTGAACACCAGCAGCACCGGCACTTTGCGCACCACGGTCAAGGCGGTCAAGGACGGCTACTGGCGTTGGAACTTCACCGGTACCACCACCACCGGCCCGGCCAAGGCCACCGGCGATTACGTCGACGTACGTCCTTGA
- a CDS encoding FAD-dependent oxidoreductase, translating into MHIPVTIIGAGLGGLVLARVLHVHGIPVTVYEAESSPSARMQGGMLDIHDHNGQLALKAAGLMDEFLAIVLEGREAMRVLDRDGTVLLDEADDGTGGRPEVQRGELRQILLDSLPTGTVTWGHRVSSTRALGEGRYEVTFADGTTATTSLLVGADGAWSRVRPLLSATTPEYAGTSFVETYLFDADSRHPAAAKAVGGGSMIAPSPGKEIFAHRESGDTLHTYVALSKPQDWFAAIDFTDAATATARIAAEFDGWAPELTALITDGDTAPVLRPHYALPTGHRWDRVPGVTLLGDAAHLTAPNGEGANLAMLDGAELGKALAAHPGDVEAALTEYEQAMFPRSAEAATFGGAEVHRIDSDDNTAHGLINKFNEYEKGR; encoded by the coding sequence ATGCACATCCCCGTCACGATCATCGGCGCCGGACTCGGCGGACTCGTCCTGGCCCGCGTGCTGCACGTCCATGGAATCCCGGTCACGGTCTACGAGGCCGAGTCCTCCCCGTCGGCTCGCATGCAGGGCGGGATGCTCGACATCCACGACCACAACGGGCAGCTCGCCCTCAAGGCGGCCGGGCTGATGGACGAGTTCCTGGCCATCGTCCTCGAGGGCCGCGAGGCGATGCGGGTCCTCGACCGGGACGGGACCGTCCTGCTCGACGAAGCCGACGACGGCACGGGCGGACGCCCCGAGGTGCAGCGCGGCGAGCTGCGGCAGATCCTGCTCGACTCACTCCCGACCGGCACCGTCACCTGGGGGCACAGGGTCAGCAGCACCCGGGCCCTCGGCGAGGGCCGCTACGAGGTGACGTTCGCCGACGGCACCACCGCCACCACAAGCCTGCTGGTCGGCGCGGACGGCGCGTGGTCACGGGTGCGGCCGCTGCTCTCCGCCACCACACCCGAGTACGCCGGCACGTCGTTCGTCGAGACCTACCTGTTCGACGCCGACAGTCGGCACCCGGCAGCCGCGAAAGCGGTCGGCGGCGGGTCGATGATCGCGCCCTCGCCGGGCAAGGAGATCTTCGCGCACCGGGAAAGCGGCGACACCCTGCACACCTACGTGGCGCTGTCCAAGCCGCAGGACTGGTTCGCCGCCATCGATTTCACCGACGCGGCCACGGCGACCGCGCGGATCGCGGCAGAGTTCGACGGCTGGGCACCGGAGCTCACCGCGCTGATCACCGACGGCGACACCGCGCCGGTCCTGCGCCCCCACTACGCGCTGCCGACCGGGCACCGGTGGGACCGGGTGCCGGGGGTGACCTTGCTCGGCGACGCCGCCCACCTCACGGCCCCGAACGGTGAAGGCGCCAACCTGGCAATGCTCGACGGCGCAGAACTCGGCAAGGCCCTCGCGGCGCACCCCGGCGACGTCGAGGCCGCGCTCACCGAATACGAGCAGGCCATGTTCCCCCGCAGTGCCGAGGCCGCCACTTTCGGAGGTGCCGAGGTCCACCGGATCGACTCCGACGACAACACAGCCCACGGCCTGATCAACAAGTTCAACGAATACGAGAAGGGCCGATGA
- a CDS encoding helix-turn-helix domain-containing protein yields MGTLALAVTDGMLHFELSLAYEVFAAPPVGPAGPTAPWYELTVCGPAAVQVGRFRLEPDLALDHLQYADTVIVPGWADVDQDPPPELLDALRAAHTAGARLVSLCTGAFVLAAAGLLDGKRATTHWAHTEALAARYPRVEVDPDVLYVDNGTVLTSAGKAAAMDLCLHLVRLDHGSSTANAAARRLVVPPHRAGGQAQFVTTPVPARDDHPLAALLPWIIERLAHPLTVQDLARQARMSSRHLGRHFKAATGTTPLQWLLTQRIRHAQELLEKTDDSIDTIATATGMGTATTMRRHFNRTVGVPPDAYRRTFRSRTH; encoded by the coding sequence ATGGGTACCCTTGCGCTGGCCGTCACCGACGGGATGCTGCATTTCGAACTGTCCCTGGCATACGAGGTCTTCGCCGCTCCGCCCGTCGGCCCCGCCGGCCCAACGGCCCCCTGGTACGAGCTCACCGTCTGCGGACCGGCCGCCGTACAGGTCGGCCGATTCCGCCTCGAGCCCGACCTCGCACTCGACCACCTTCAGTACGCCGACACCGTGATCGTCCCGGGCTGGGCCGACGTCGACCAGGACCCGCCCCCCGAACTCCTCGACGCGCTACGCGCCGCCCACACGGCGGGTGCGCGATTGGTCTCCCTGTGCACGGGCGCCTTCGTGCTGGCCGCGGCCGGCCTGCTGGACGGCAAGCGCGCCACCACACACTGGGCGCACACCGAGGCCCTGGCCGCCCGTTACCCCCGGGTCGAAGTCGACCCAGACGTTCTCTACGTCGACAACGGCACCGTCCTCACCTCCGCCGGCAAAGCCGCCGCCATGGACCTCTGCCTGCACCTCGTCCGCCTCGACCACGGCTCGTCGACTGCCAACGCCGCCGCCCGCCGCCTGGTCGTACCGCCGCACCGGGCCGGCGGCCAGGCTCAGTTCGTCACCACCCCGGTACCCGCCCGGGACGACCACCCCCTCGCCGCCCTGTTGCCCTGGATCATCGAACGGCTCGCCCATCCGCTCACCGTGCAAGACCTGGCCCGCCAGGCACGGATGAGCTCACGCCACCTGGGCCGCCACTTCAAAGCCGCGACCGGCACCACCCCCCTGCAGTGGCTGCTGACCCAGCGAATCCGCCACGCCCAGGAACTCCTGGAAAAGACCGACGACAGCATCGACACCATCGCAACAGCCACCGGCATGGGCACCGCCACGACAATGCGCCGACACTTCAACCGCACCGTCGGCGTGCCCCCGGACGCCTACCGCCGCACCTTCCGCTCACGCACCCACTGA
- a CDS encoding trans-acting enoyl reductase family protein, whose translation MGSGQMVAVFGAYGHTGRFVVAELQKRGFVPVLSGRDADKLRMSASGSGLETRTASVDDPVSLDRALAGTAAVINCAGPFATTAAPVIEAALRAGIPYLDVAAEIEANVDTFAHFTDRARAAGAVIVPAMAFFGGLGDLLATAAMGDWTAADEAHIAYGLSSWHPTEGTRASGTISRERRDGRRVRYANGQLEYRTDNPPTLKWPFPEPMGTRAVIGEFTMADVVTVPSHLSIPEVCTYMVVEAARDLSAPDTPAPAAVDESGRSAQTFLVDVVVRSGDTERRAVASGQDIYAVTAPLVVEAVDRILTGRTRAVGVASAGEIFDAADFLRALFPHVDLELRL comes from the coding sequence ATGGGATCGGGGCAGATGGTGGCGGTGTTCGGCGCGTACGGGCACACGGGGCGGTTCGTGGTGGCGGAGCTGCAGAAGCGCGGGTTCGTCCCGGTTCTCTCGGGCCGTGACGCGGACAAGCTGCGCATGTCGGCGTCCGGGTCGGGACTTGAGACCCGGACGGCGTCGGTTGACGATCCGGTCTCGCTCGACCGCGCGCTGGCCGGGACGGCGGCCGTGATCAACTGTGCCGGGCCGTTCGCCACGACGGCCGCCCCCGTGATCGAGGCGGCCCTGCGGGCCGGGATCCCGTATCTGGACGTGGCGGCCGAGATCGAGGCCAACGTCGATACGTTCGCGCACTTCACGGACCGTGCCCGCGCCGCGGGAGCGGTGATCGTTCCCGCGATGGCCTTCTTCGGCGGTCTCGGCGATCTGCTGGCCACCGCGGCGATGGGTGACTGGACGGCGGCCGACGAGGCGCACATCGCGTACGGGCTGAGCAGTTGGCACCCCACAGAGGGGACGCGCGCCTCGGGGACGATCTCCCGGGAGCGGCGGGACGGCCGGCGTGTCCGCTACGCGAACGGGCAGCTGGAGTACCGCACTGACAACCCGCCCACCCTCAAGTGGCCCTTCCCTGAACCGATGGGCACGCGGGCCGTCATCGGGGAGTTCACGATGGCTGACGTCGTCACCGTTCCCAGCCACCTGTCCATTCCCGAGGTGTGCACCTACATGGTGGTCGAGGCGGCCAGGGATCTGTCAGCCCCGGACACGCCGGCACCTGCCGCGGTCGACGAGAGCGGGCGGTCCGCGCAGACCTTCCTGGTCGATGTCGTCGTGCGCTCCGGTGACACCGAACGGCGTGCTGTGGCAAGCGGCCAGGACATCTACGCCGTCACCGCACCGCTCGTCGTGGAAGCGGTCGACCGCATCCTCACGGGACGGACCAGGGCGGTCGGTGTCGCCTCTGCCGGCGAGATCTTCGATGCGGCCGATTTCCTGCGCGCGTTGTTCCCGCACGTCGACCTGGAGCTGCGTCTGTAG
- a CDS encoding CbrC family protein, giving the protein MSTPLPAFRYHPDPLATGAIHESPEECICCNRSTGWIYTAAFYTAQEVNGQFCPWCIADGSAAERFAGEFSDAYGLNGVSEETLHEVTLGTPGFHAWQDPHWLVHCQDAAAFIGEVGYTELAGHPEALDQLRVDLRMGGWHEASTLEHFLTHLGEGASAMLFRCTVCATHLAYADAS; this is encoded by the coding sequence GTGAGTACCCCTCTGCCCGCCTTCCGCTACCACCCCGATCCCCTCGCTACCGGAGCCATCCACGAGAGCCCCGAGGAGTGCATCTGCTGCAACCGCAGCACCGGGTGGATCTACACCGCGGCCTTCTACACCGCCCAGGAGGTCAACGGGCAGTTCTGCCCTTGGTGCATCGCCGACGGCAGCGCCGCCGAACGATTCGCAGGTGAATTCAGCGACGCCTACGGGCTGAACGGCGTCAGCGAAGAGACCCTGCACGAAGTCACGCTTGGCACCCCTGGCTTCCACGCCTGGCAGGATCCGCACTGGCTCGTCCACTGCCAGGACGCTGCCGCCTTCATCGGCGAAGTCGGTTACACGGAGCTGGCGGGCCACCCCGAGGCCCTTGACCAGCTCCGTGTCGACCTGCGTATGGGCGGCTGGCACGAGGCATCCACGCTCGAACACTTCCTGACCCACCTCGGTGAAGGAGCAAGCGCCATGCTCTTCCGGTGCACCGTTTGCGCCACCCATCTCGCCTACGCCGACGCCTCCTGA
- a CDS encoding alpha/beta fold hydrolase has product METQGLASMGDGAQLRWTVLGDTTRQPPVVMLHGGPGLPDYLGDVAPMIADLAPVYRYDQRGTGQSPWRGRHSLARHVDDLAALLDAWDVPKAVLIGHSYGTDLASRFCLTHSDRVAAMLLMCGPFVGDWRTGYRAERDRRMSAAQQKRLRELEELPHRTEEQEVELLTLAWFTDHADPVRRWDWAARGARERRPVNWAMNRELGKAGHTDPLDDHLAELRACLPSRTELIGGCDDPRPLAALESLARRLALPLTRVESAGHEPWLEQPDAVRAHLRRFVQGTPGTSEFDQFPG; this is encoded by the coding sequence ATGGAGACGCAGGGCCTCGCGTCGATGGGCGACGGGGCGCAGTTACGTTGGACGGTGCTGGGAGACACGACTCGGCAGCCGCCCGTGGTCATGCTCCACGGCGGCCCGGGTCTGCCGGACTACCTGGGCGATGTCGCCCCCATGATCGCGGACCTCGCGCCCGTGTACCGATACGACCAGCGTGGCACAGGCCAATCCCCGTGGCGGGGCCGCCATTCCTTGGCCCGGCATGTCGACGATCTCGCCGCGCTGCTCGACGCATGGGACGTACCCAAGGCCGTGTTGATCGGGCACTCCTACGGCACCGACCTGGCAAGCCGGTTCTGCCTGACGCACTCCGACCGCGTTGCCGCGATGCTGCTGATGTGCGGGCCGTTCGTCGGTGATTGGCGCACCGGGTACCGAGCGGAGCGCGACCGCCGTATGTCCGCAGCACAGCAGAAGCGGCTTCGCGAACTGGAGGAGTTGCCGCACCGCACGGAGGAGCAGGAAGTCGAGCTGCTCACGCTGGCCTGGTTCACCGACCACGCCGATCCCGTACGCAGGTGGGACTGGGCCGCGCGGGGCGCCCGGGAGCGGCGCCCCGTCAACTGGGCCATGAACCGCGAACTCGGCAAGGCAGGACACACGGATCCGCTCGACGATCACCTGGCCGAGCTGCGCGCGTGCCTGCCCTCGCGCACGGAACTCATCGGTGGGTGCGACGATCCCCGCCCTCTGGCGGCACTTGAATCACTCGCGCGCCGGCTCGCCCTTCCGTTGACGCGGGTCGAAAGCGCCGGGCACGAGCCCTGGTTGGAACAGCCCGACGCCGTACGCGCGCACCTTCGACGGTTCGTACAAGGCACTCCGGGCACATCGGAATTCGACCAGTTCCCCGGCTGA
- a CDS encoding carbohydrate kinase family protein, with product MNVVTMGVHVLDVLVRPVEAIPEGQGATLVEDIRMTAAGTAGGTALTLAKLGACVRSAGAIGSDPTGDMLVQLLGAAGIDTRFLVRRTDTPTSASVLPIRPNGDRPSLHLLGANITYGPDDVPWDAIAEATHLHLGGPELIGVEAGTRILSYAKDHGVVTSVDLLAPGVLGSFEQIASALPYVDHMLPNEDQVLGFTGEEDLVAGANKLLAAGAGLVAVTRGGDGALLVTGEGTQNVPAFAVDVVDTTGCGDAFSAGFVRGVGLGRTPYDAAVLGCAAAALVAQGLGSDHGDFDLAAADAFAATHKPRS from the coding sequence ATGAACGTCGTCACGATGGGCGTGCATGTGCTGGACGTGCTGGTGCGGCCGGTGGAGGCGATACCCGAGGGCCAGGGCGCCACGCTGGTGGAGGACATCAGGATGACGGCCGCCGGGACGGCCGGCGGGACCGCGCTGACCCTCGCCAAGCTCGGCGCCTGCGTCCGCAGCGCCGGGGCGATCGGATCCGACCCCACCGGCGACATGCTGGTCCAACTGCTGGGCGCGGCCGGTATCGACACCCGGTTCCTCGTCCGCCGCACGGACACCCCGACCTCCGCGAGCGTCCTGCCCATCCGCCCCAATGGCGACCGGCCGTCGCTGCATCTGCTCGGCGCCAACATCACCTACGGCCCCGACGACGTGCCCTGGGACGCGATCGCCGAGGCGACCCACCTCCACCTCGGCGGCCCCGAGTTGATCGGCGTCGAGGCGGGCACACGCATCCTGTCGTACGCCAAGGACCACGGCGTGGTCACGTCGGTGGATCTGCTGGCCCCCGGCGTCCTGGGGAGCTTCGAACAGATTGCGTCGGCGCTGCCGTACGTCGACCACATGCTGCCCAACGAGGACCAGGTCCTCGGTTTCACCGGCGAAGAGGACCTGGTAGCGGGCGCGAACAAGCTCCTCGCCGCCGGCGCCGGCCTGGTCGCGGTCACCCGCGGTGGGGACGGCGCGCTGCTGGTGACCGGGGAAGGCACACAGAACGTACCCGCCTTCGCGGTCGACGTGGTGGACACCACCGGTTGCGGTGACGCGTTCTCGGCCGGCTTCGTGCGCGGCGTGGGCTTGGGCCGTACCCCGTACGACGCCGCCGTCCTCGGCTGCGCTGCGGCGGCGCTGGTGGCACAGGGTCTGGGCAGCGATCACGGCGACTTCGACCTGGCGGCTGCCGACGCCTTCGCCGCAACACACAAGCCTCGCTCGTGA
- a CDS encoding class II aldolase/adducin family protein, with protein sequence MTDSSSALAQERAAVAEACRRLGAEGLLIGTAGNVSVRVEDLVAITATGAVLAELTADQVSVVDLDGKVVAGSFEPTSELDLHLGVYHRYGTGAVVHTHAPMATALSCVLDELPCIHYQLLTLGGSVRVAPYATFGTPALAESVLTALEGRSAALMASHGALTHAPTLVKAVEHALLLEWACGVYQHAAALGTPRVLDEHQQLAVIEAALARNYGTTRPVPPAQEGNR encoded by the coding sequence ATGACCGACTCAAGCTCGGCGCTGGCTCAGGAGCGCGCCGCGGTGGCCGAGGCGTGCCGCCGTCTGGGGGCGGAGGGGCTGCTGATCGGCACGGCCGGCAACGTCAGCGTGCGGGTGGAGGACCTTGTCGCGATCACGGCCACCGGAGCGGTGCTCGCGGAACTGACGGCAGACCAGGTGAGCGTGGTCGACCTCGACGGAAAGGTCGTGGCCGGGAGCTTCGAGCCCACGTCGGAACTGGATCTGCACCTGGGCGTCTACCACCGCTACGGCACCGGCGCGGTCGTGCACACCCACGCGCCGATGGCAACGGCCCTGTCCTGCGTGCTCGACGAACTGCCTTGCATCCACTACCAGTTGCTGACCCTGGGTGGCTCGGTGCGGGTGGCACCGTACGCCACGTTCGGCACCCCGGCGCTCGCCGAGTCCGTCCTGACGGCGCTGGAGGGCCGCAGTGCTGCGCTGATGGCCAGCCACGGCGCACTCACGCACGCTCCGACCCTGGTCAAGGCGGTCGAGCACGCGCTGCTGCTGGAGTGGGCGTGCGGCGTCTACCAGCACGCGGCCGCTCTCGGCACGCCCCGCGTTCTCGACGAGCACCAGCAACTCGCGGTGATCGAGGCCGCGCTCGCCCGGAACTACGGCACCACCCGCCCCGTACCGCCTGCGCAGGAGGGAAACCGATGA
- a CDS encoding TetR family transcriptional regulator, whose amino-acid sequence MGDPQAPQPGGSRPVPLRRTPQQARSKARLARVLEAAERVLVGEGVQALTTTRIAAEAKVSVGSLYQYLPDRDAIIDALAAGYFARLESAMEDLVRAAADEQWEDPVGVLIDAYAAIYRTEHGFRALWFGSSLTELTRAADREHKQRMADGIRRVVLALGIAPDDAALARACHVAVLAADALAQEAFRRAPEGDPGLLDEAKLMLRGYLTAVAARHGEQGTAR is encoded by the coding sequence ATGGGGGATCCACAGGCCCCGCAGCCCGGCGGTTCACGGCCCGTCCCGCTGCGCCGCACTCCCCAGCAGGCGCGCAGCAAAGCCCGGCTGGCCCGTGTCCTCGAGGCCGCCGAACGCGTCCTGGTCGGTGAGGGCGTCCAGGCGCTCACCACGACGCGTATCGCGGCCGAGGCGAAGGTCTCGGTCGGTTCGCTGTACCAGTACCTGCCCGACCGCGACGCGATCATCGACGCCCTCGCCGCCGGCTACTTCGCCCGGCTCGAGTCGGCCATGGAGGATCTCGTCCGTGCCGCGGCCGACGAGCAGTGGGAGGACCCCGTCGGGGTGCTCATCGACGCCTATGCCGCCATCTACCGCACCGAACACGGTTTCAGGGCCTTGTGGTTCGGCAGCAGCCTGACCGAGCTGACCCGCGCCGCGGACCGTGAGCACAAACAGCGGATGGCGGACGGGATCCGGCGCGTCGTGCTGGCCCTGGGCATCGCCCCGGACGACGCGGCACTCGCCCGTGCCTGCCACGTCGCGGTCCTGGCCGCCGACGCCCTTGCGCAGGAGGCGTTCCGTCGTGCCCCCGAGGGTGACCCGGGCCTCCTGGACGAAGCCAAGCTCATGCTGCGCGGGTACCTCACCGCCGTCGCCGCGCGCCATGGAGAGCAGGGGACCGCGAGGTGA
- a CDS encoding YqjF family protein yields MPKPTPVTPDAPAHIPAPLLTQQWLDLTFIHWVVEPDAVAGLLPKGTVADTRDGVTYVGLVAFRMHRVGWLRLPGVPYLGTFPETNVRLSSVDAHGRRGVVFRSMDAARLIPVVMGRVGFRLPYLWSRMTVRTTDDTVTYTSSRRWPGPRGASSRITVRVGERIEEPTELEHFLTARWGMHNAFFGGPEPLAYLPNHHPRWPLHRAELIACEQDLVTAAGLPAPTAAPVSVLYSPGVPVRLGRPARPAGIPTP; encoded by the coding sequence GTGCCGAAACCCACTCCCGTCACCCCCGATGCTCCCGCTCACATACCCGCCCCGCTCCTCACCCAGCAGTGGCTCGACCTCACCTTCATCCACTGGGTCGTCGAACCGGACGCCGTGGCAGGGCTGCTGCCGAAGGGGACCGTTGCGGACACGCGGGACGGGGTCACCTATGTCGGGCTCGTCGCCTTCCGGATGCACCGGGTGGGCTGGCTGCGGCTGCCCGGGGTGCCGTATCTCGGGACCTTTCCCGAGACCAACGTGCGCCTGTCCTCCGTCGACGCGCACGGACGGCGCGGCGTCGTGTTCCGGTCGATGGACGCCGCACGGCTGATCCCGGTCGTGATGGGGCGCGTCGGCTTCCGGCTGCCCTACCTGTGGTCCCGGATGACCGTCCGCACGACCGACGACACCGTCACCTACACCAGCTCCCGCCGCTGGCCCGGCCCGCGCGGCGCATCCAGCCGCATCACCGTACGCGTCGGCGAACGCATCGAGGAGCCCACCGAGTTGGAGCACTTCCTCACCGCCCGCTGGGGCATGCACAACGCCTTCTTCGGCGGGCCGGAGCCGCTGGCCTACCTGCCCAACCACCACCCCCGATGGCCGCTGCACCGCGCCGAGCTGATCGCCTGCGAGCAGGACCTCGTCACCGCGGCCGGGCTGCCCGCCCCCACCGCCGCCCCCGTCAGCGTCCTGTACTCCCCCGGCGTCCCCGTCCGCCTCGGCCGCCCGGCCCGGCCCGCCGGTATCCCCACGCCGTGA